The DNA window CCTCAACTCGAATAATCAAACTTTTCCCTTTAATTGTATTTAGTTTATCAATCCTTTTAATGGCGTTTTTCATATCCCCTTCTTTTGCCTCATGGGTAAGCATAATAACTGAAACAACATCGCCTCGTTCTTTTTGAATGACAGAGGCAATGCTAATTCGATACTCGCCCAAAATGCCTGATATAGCCGCTAATACCCCTGGTCTATCAAGTGCGGAAAATCTTATATAATATTTTGATTTCACCTCCTCCATAGCCTTTATTTCCAATTTATGGTTTGGAATTGAGTAAATATCCCCTTTATTATTTGAGCCGCGAATTATATTGATGAGGTCACTTATGATGGCAGATGAGGTTGGCAACTTACCAGCTCCCTGACCATAAAAGAGAAGGGGACCAGTCAAATCTCCTTCAATATAAATGGCGTTATATACCCCATTTACATCAGATAATAAATGTTTTTCAGGAATCATCGTGGGATGTGTTCGGACCTCTATTTTATCCTGGACTATCTTGGCAATGCCTAACAATTTGATAGCATAGCCTAATTCCCGGGCATAAAGAATATCTTTTTTAGTAATTCTGGTGATGCCTTCTGTGTAGATATTTTCATCACCTATCCACTGACCAAAAGCGAGTGAAGTCAGGATAGCTAATTTATGTGAGGTATCTTTTCCTTCTATATCTAAAGTAGGGTCTGTTTCAGCATACCCGGCATTTTTTGCCTCTTTTAGTGCCTGATTGAATTCCTTATCTTCTTGTGCCATTTTGTCCAGAATATAATTACAGGTACCATTGATAATTCCAAAAATCGATGTAATTTTATTAGCAATCAATCCCTGCCGAATAGATAAGATAAGTGGTATGCCGCCTCCCACAGATGCCTCAAAACCTATGCTGGCGCTATATTTATTTGAGGCTAAAAATATCTCCTCCCAATATTTAGCTAAAAGGGCTTTATTAGCCGTGACGACATTTTTCCCCTCTTGTAATGCTGTCAAAATAAAAGTCCTTGCTGGTTCATAGCCACCAATTAGCTCAATGACTATATCAATCTCCGGGTCTTTTAATATATCCTCAAGATTTGTGCTCAAAATAGAGGGATTAACCTCGACATCTCTTTTAGTGGTAATATCCTTATCTACAATTTTTTTTAAAATTAGTTTTAATCCTAATTGTTCTTCAAACAATTCTGCCTTTTCTTGAAGAATTTTAACAACAC is part of the bacterium genome and encodes:
- a CDS encoding homoserine dehydrogenase, whose protein sequence is MKKTQIHIGLLGFGTVGSGVVKILQEKAELFEEQLGLKLILKKIVDKDITTKRDVEVNPSILSTNLEDILKDPEIDIVIELIGGYEPARTFILTALQEGKNVVTANKALLAKYWEEIFLASNKYSASIGFEASVGGGIPLILSIRQGLIANKITSIFGIINGTCNYILDKMAQEDKEFNQALKEAKNAGYAETDPTLDIEGKDTSHKLAILTSLAFGQWIGDENIYTEGITRITKKDILYARELGYAIKLLGIAKIVQDKIEVRTHPTMIPEKHLLSDVNGVYNAIYIEGDLTGPLLFYGQGAGKLPTSSAIISDLINIIRGSNNKGDIYSIPNHKLEIKAMEEVKSKYYIRFSALDRPGVLAAISGILGEYRISIASVIQKERGDVVSVIMLTHEAKEGDMKNAIKRIDKLNTIKGKSLIIRVEEME